One Lycium barbarum isolate Lr01 chromosome 5, ASM1917538v2, whole genome shotgun sequence genomic window carries:
- the LOC132642641 gene encoding two-component response regulator ARR22-like: protein MIALLHQTTRMLTQALEKKLKALMVYDNRVITMIHKALLKRFDVEPHEAKNGQEVVLTHQSGAFFDLILMDLDMPAVNAHQTIKELRDMNVRSLIVGLTFLEEEEAFMDAGLDYCYPKPLPFDVVRDLVEKIKENA, encoded by the exons ATGATAGCTCTTCTTCACCAAACAACACGAATGCTAACCCAAGCGTTGGAAAAAAAACTGAAAGCACTTATGGTATATGATAACCGTGTAATTACAATGATCCACAAAGCACTTCTAAAGAGATTTGATGTGGAACCTCATGAAGCGAAGAATGGCCAAGAAGTTGTCCTTACTCATCAATCTGGTGCATTCTTTGATCTGATTCTGATGGACTTAGATATGCCAGCGGTAAACGCTCATCAG ACAATTAAGGAACTTCGAGATATGAATGTGCGTAGCTTAATTGTGGGATTGACTTTCCTCGAAGAAGAAGAAGCATTCATGGATGCTGGCCTTGATTATTGTTATCCGAAGCCGCTTCCTTTTGATGTAGTTCGCGATCTTGTGGAGAAAATTAAGGAGAATGCCTAG